From Plasmodium brasilianum strain Bolivian I chromosome 7, whole genome shotgun sequence, the proteins below share one genomic window:
- a CDS encoding STP1 protein has translation MGGSQSILLRGERDELNRWATSHKIVNKINYIISKTRFLSTNGIKKEEFRRQCLNLVNFLILQKNARPNILSQRRWEALLKEFLSRYFNKPNTHGICPFILKEEERDLLKLSYKAHDFCEEKNSLLKVLVPYKTEDENTYKCNGDPKCINNFKQYNAWIIKIREVFFKNDIFRKSQAIPPQIHFPKNNCNVFKDETFHELVSAELDQFPNYQYSDKTQANYKENVGEQSITPDPLIQKENTAVEEDFPFSDKNELHITSLSEVPIEETSKIQSEIDNIKQNFLLQVLKHLETPQGTIKPLLEKIFLSNYNETALSAHSEYIVTQDSLHALMRIFKKNKKTKKRQVKLLRMVTSSLASKKTKFLMDKRMEDPLYNDEEIIKNIKIHESNMIKNTKTSKRKKERTKIIIEIHMEVLKEFRNEEWKFIKNEFLSICIEEFTNKIYNTHSHLKNDVLITQRSNRINDIEQQKLLWNKWIKRYGNLSEKLKKEEWFNNLKNEWKKEKAYIEEMEELKKITSNENHNFSFLEREIEILKQCLLKKGIIIEQYLEQDWFKGFEEELQNELYKFEIKETINDGPLINMEELEHKEFYQVLYKYVKKKLLVKLCTLVFITILEECRKEELIYNRELYFDTSINEWKIEMDLRKKLEIAKNITDANENFLENKENMGLMGKDNIKKEIAGWISEDNANINFTVND, from the exons ATGGGTGGTTCACAATCcata CTCTTAAGAGGAGAACGTGATGAATTGAACAGGTGGGCTACATCacataaaatagtaaataaaataaattatattataagtaAAACTCGTTTCTTGAGTACTAACggtattaaaaaagaagaatttagGAGACAATGCTTAAATTTGGTGAATTTTCTAATATTACAAAAGAATGCACGCccaaatattttatcacaAAGACGGTGGGAAGCATTactaaaagaatttttaagtAGATACTTTAACAAGCCTAATACACATGGAATATGtccttttatattaaaagaggaagaaagagaccttttaaaattatcatataagGCGCATGATTTCtgtgaagaaaaaaatagtctACTAAAAGTTCTAGTACCATACAAAACAGAAGatgaaaatacatataaatgtaacgGTGATcctaaatgtataaataactttaaacaatataatgcgtggattataaaaataagagaagttttttttaaaaatgatatctTTAGAAAATCCCAAGCAATACCTCCACAAATccattttccaaaaaataattgtaacgTATTCAAAGATGAAACTTTTCATGAACTCGTAAGCGCAGAATTGGATCAATTTCCAAATTATCAATATTCAGATAAAACACAAGCAAATTACAAAGAAAACGTAGGAGAACAAAGTATAACACCAGATCCACttatacaaaaagaaaatactgCTGTAGAAGAGGATTTTCCATTTTCAGATAAAAATGAACTTCATATTACATCACTATCCGAAGTTCCTATAGAGGAAACTTCAAAAATTCAATCTGAAATTGAtaacataaaacaaaattttttattgcaaGTTCTTAAACATTTGGAAACTCCCCAAGGAACAATAAAACCTCtacttgaaaaaatatttttaagtaattataatgaaaCTGCCTTATCAGCACATAGTGAATACATTGTTACCCAAGATTCTTTA CACGCGTTAATGaggatatttaaaaaaaataaaaagacaaaaaaaagacaagTAAAATTACTGAGAATGGTAACATCTTCACTTGCTAGTAAAAAAACTAAGTTTTTAATGGATAAACGTATGGAAGATCCCTTATATAATGATGaagaaatcataaaaaacataaaaatacatgaatccaatatgattaaaaacacaaaaacatcaaagagaaaaaaggaaagaacaaaaattataatagaaATACATATGGAAGTGCTCAAAGAATTCAGAAATGAAGAATGGAAATTCatcaaaaatgaatttttatcaatatgCATAGAAGAGTTTAcaaataagatatataacACGCATTCTCATTTAAAAAACGATGTATTGATAACTCAAAGAAGTAACAGAATAAATGATATTGAACAACAAAAATTGCTATGgaataaatggataaaaaGATACGGAAATCTTtcagaaaaattgaaaaaagaagaatggtttaacaatttaaaaaatgaatggaaaaaagaaaaagcctACATAGAAGAAAtggaagaattaaaaaagataactTCTAACGAAAACCAcaacttttcatttttagaaagagaaatagaaatattgaAACAGTGCTTATTAAAAAAGGGTATTATTATAGAACAGTATCTGGAACAAGACTGGTTTAAAGGATTTGAAGAGGAATTGCAGAATGAGTTATATAAGTTCGAAATTAAAGAAACTATAAATGATGGTCCACTAATAAATATGGAAGAACTGGAGCATAAAGAATTTTATcaagtattatataaatatgtaaaaaaaaaattactagtAAAACTTTGTACACTCGTATTTATAACGATATTGGAAGAATGCAGAAAAGAAGAGTTGATATATAATagagaattatattttgatacTTCCATAAATGAATGGAAGATAGAAATGgatttaaggaaaaaattggaaattGCAAAAAACATAACTGATGCTAACGAaaattttttggaaaataaagaaaatatgggACTTATGGGGAAAGACAACATTAAAAAGGAGATAGCCGGTTGGATAAGTGAAGACaatgcaaatataaatttcacAGTTAATGACTAG
- a CDS encoding hypothetical protein (Plasmodium exported protein), which produces MIAHINKLTFFIIIFSFSLLIWIFQDAYAADVSTESLNNTKYHNHKFDLGMRRFFLGPMYYEGDDSIPKHYKKYCFSNFLRCYDTSKYKDIIIGSYNPNVSNAAIVKLYNELKEDAEKCDGYKPRAVEIVKYINNLLFYLQLKYKKKIETASPTKKEKYEKLLQVVSSPKIKNLLRLTIPRLAESYCLFSYIPHIDHSIGEVILSDLIKQANSILSLHNKN; this is translated from the exons ATGATAGcgcatataaataaattaactttttttattataattttttcattttccctATTAATATGGATATTCCAGGATGCTTATGCG gCAGATGTCTCTACAGAATCAttgaataatacaaaatatcaTAATCATAAGTTTGATTTAGGTATGAGAAGATTTTTTCTGGGACCAATGTATTATGAAGGTGATGATTCCATACCCaaacattataaaaaatattgcttttccaattttttaaGATGTTATGATACATCCAAATATAAGGATATCATTATAGGTTCTTATAATCCAAATGTATCTAATGCAGCTATTGtcaaattatataatgaattaaaagaagATGCAGAGAAATGTGATGGATACAAACCAAGAGCAGTAGAaatagttaaatatataaataatcttttattttatttacaattgaaatataaaaagaaaattgaaACAGCGTCACCTactaaaaaggaaaaatacgaaaaactTTTACAAGTTGTATCTAGcccaaaaattaaaaacttgCTTAGACTTACTATTCCAAGATTAGCAGAAtcatattgtttattttcgTATATCCCACACATAGATCATTCAATAGGTGAAGTAATTTTATCTGACCTTATAAAACAAGCAAACTCTATTTTAtctttacataataaaaattga
- a CDS encoding hypothetical protein (Plasmodium exported protein) yields the protein MEQKFKSPFFIIFAIFFFLTRIYHMNSDMCTFYVSLGDKNNVVQRVCTRTYRLLSQYKQEKSSNVFCIKGDLHPIRGYEKQNKYNNKNLAKIKNKQPKKCSLNNIKINEQSRKSKSSVCNGGNSHIIKRIFDKIHYKNQVRFITKEDVKFLRNNTQAKEVALFSLPTFVILLEIIFILIIANPEVLGADMFTCEWWSPIIIVFFIITVIVILRAIKLCRNIEKNEKLINVKNKLNYTNYPSLIKNEFFKN from the exons ATGgaacaaaaatttaagtctcccttttttattatatttgctatatttttctttttaacaaGGATATATCATATGAACAGTGATAtg tgTACCTTTTATGTGTCTTTGGGTGACAAAAACAATGTTGTTCAAAGAGTATGCACAAGAACATATCGTTTACTATCACAAtataaacaagaaaaaagCTCGAATGTTTTCTGTATAAAAGGAGATTTACACCCTATTAGAGGGTacgaaaaacaaaataaatataataataaaaacttagcgaaaataaaaaataaacagcCAAAGAAatgttcattaaataatataaaaattaatgaacaaTCTAGGAAAAGTAAATCTTCTGTATGCAACGGAGGAAATTCGcacattataaaaagaatattcgacaaaatacattataaaaatcaAGTTAGGTTTATTACGAAGGAAGatgttaaatttttaagaaacAACACACAAGCAAAAGAAGTCGCACTTTTCAGTTTACCtacatttgttatattattagaaataatatttattttaataatagcAAATCCTGAAGTCCTTGGTGCTGATATGTTTACATGTGAATGGTGGAGCCCAATAAttatagtattttttataataacgGTTATAGTTATATTAAGGGCTATTAAATTATGtagaaatattgaaaaaaatgaaaagttaataaatgtaaaaaataaactaaattATACGAATTATCCTTCTCTCATTAAAAAcgaattttttaagaattaa
- a CDS encoding fam-l protein: MIRINGMNKKKDIFNNEKGVNARSKQLRESSLINTEEDRQPVINKSCMLEIKIYSNLEKKIFKQLDYAYFLKNNKRISNKTYKQIIRKKYGLRIASTLIIFLLLSMTIIIDISLEKAINKGFFSVLKL, translated from the coding sequence ATGATACGAATTAATggaatgaacaaaaaaaaagatatatttaataatgaaaaaggggTAAATGCAAGAAGTAAACAATTAAGAGAAAGttcattaataaatacaGAAGAAGATAGACAACCAGTGATAAATAAATCTTGTATgcttgaaataaaaatatattctaatttagaaaaaaaaatattcaaacaACTTGATTATGCATATTTCcttaaaaacaacaaaagaattagtaataaaacttacaaacaaattatacgtaaaaaataCGGACTACGGATTGCTTCAactttaataatattcttgTTGCTATCGATGACAATCATAATAGATATCTCCTTGGAAAAGGCAATAAATAAAGGATTTTTTAGTGTTCTTAAATTATAG